TCGTCCGGCTCGGCGGCCAGCTGCTCCAGCGTCTCCGGCAGGCCGTGGGTGAGCTGCACGTTGCGCCCGTTCAGCTTGCGGGCCAGCTTCTGCTCGTGGTTGCCCGGCACGCAGATCGCGTGGCCGGCCGCGACCATGCCCATCACCAGGCGCAGCACGCCCGGCGAGTCCGGGCCACGGTCGACCAGGTCACCGACGAAGACCGCCGTGCGGCCCTCCGGGTGCACGGCGTCGACCGGGCGGCCCGCGGCATCCCGGACCAGCTCCCAGCCCAGCGTGGCGAGCAGCGTCTCCAGCTCGGCCCGGCAGCCGTGCACGTCACCGACGATGTCGAACGGGCCGTGCTCGTCCCGCTTGTCGTTGAACAGCTTCTCGTAGCGGATCTCCGCGCCGGCGATCTCGTCCGGGCCGCGCAGCACATGCACCTTGCGGAAGCCCTCGCGGGACAGCTGGCCGAGCGAGCGCCGCAGGTCACGGCTCATCCGGCCGAGGACCTGGCGGCCGAACGTCCGGTCCGGACGGGCCTGCGTGCGCTCCCAGGCCACCGCCTCCGGCACGTCCAGGACGATGGCGACCGGCAGCACGTCGTGCGCGCGGGCCAGCTTGATCAGCTCGGCGCGGCCGTGCGACTGCAGGTTGGTGGCGTCGACCACGGTGAGCCGGCCGGCGGCCAGCCGCTTGCCGGCGATGTAGTGCAGCGCGTCGAAGGCCTCGGACGACGCGGACTGGTCGTTCTCGTCGTCGGCGATCAGGCCGCGGAAGAAGTCCGAGGAGAGCACCTGGGTGGGCGCGAAATGGGTTCGCGCGAAGGTGGACTTGCCGGATCCGGAGATGCCGACCAGCGCGACCAGGCTGAGCTCAGGGATGTCGATCATGCCGTCACCTCCGCTTTCTTGATGAAGAGGGCCAACTGCGTGGGTGCTCCGGTCGTCTCGTCCGGGTCGCCGACACCGCGAATGGACACTGTGTAGCCGTGGCGTTCGGCGACACCGCCGGCCCAGGCCGCGAACTCGGCGCGGGTCCACTCGAAGCGGTGGTCCGAGTGCCGCATCCCGGTCAGCCCCTCGTAGTGCACGTTGTACTCCACGTTCGGCGTGGTCACCACGACGGCGCCGGGCCGGGCGCGGCCGAACACGCTGGCCTCCAGGGCCGGGAGCCGGGGCAGGTCGACGTGCTCGATCACCTCCATCAGCACGGCCGCGTCGTACCCGGTGAGCCGGTCGTCGTGGTACGTCAACGCGGTCTGGATCAGCTTGATCCGGTCACGCTGCCGCTGCGGCATCCGATCCAGCCGCAGCCGGCGGGCCGCCTGATCGAGCGCCCGGGACGAGACGTCGGCCCCGACGATCTCGGTGAACCGGGACTCCTTGAGCAGGGCGGCGAGCAGCGCGCCCGGGCCGCAGCCCAGGTCGAGCACCCGGGTGGCGCCGGCCTCGGCCAGGGCGGCCAGCACCGCGTCCCGGCGCTGGGCGGCCAGCGGCGCCTTGCGGGCCACCGGCAGCTCGGCCTCCTCCTCGGTGGCCGGCTGGTCGGCGTCGAGCAACTCCAGCGCGGTGGTCGCCAGCGACTTGCGGTGCGCCAGGTAGCGGCGGGCGATCAGCACCTTCTCCGGGTGGCCGGCCAGCCAGCCGGCACCGGACCGGAGCAGCTTCTCGATCTCGTCCGGGGCGACCCAGTAGTGCTTGCCGTCGTCCAGCACCGGGAGCAGCACGTACAGATGGTTGATCGCGTCGGCCAGGCGGAGCGTGCCGGTCAGGCACAGGTCGACGTATTTGCTGTCGCCGCCGATCTCCGGCTCCAGCGCGATCGGGGTGGCGGTCACCGCCCACCCCAGCGGGGCGAACAGGCGGGTGACCAGATCGGTGGTGCCGCGCAGCACCGGCACCCGGATCTCCAGCGGGATGGCCTGTCCGGTCAGCTCGGGGCGATCCTTCGAGGTGCCGCGCTGGGCGCTGCGGAAGACCTTGGAGAGAGCGCTGGCCAGCAGGCTGGACGCGGCGTAGGGCCGGTCGTTCACGTACTGGCTGAGCTCGAAGGCGTCGGCGCGGGCGCGCAGCTTCTGCGGATCGACGTCGAGCAGCAGGGCCGCGGTGCAGCGCTCCTCGGTGGCCTCGGGGAACATGACGTACGCCGTACCGGTGGGCATGTCGAACTGCTGGACCCTGTCGGGGTGTTTGACCAACAGGTATCCGAGGTCGGTTGCGGGCCGGTGCGTCGTCGTCACAGTTAGCAGCACGCCGTAGATGGTGACAGCGCCGGGAAGCAGGAGCGATCGATTTGCCGGCGGGCGCAATGATTCCGGTGCCCGATCCCGTCGTAGGAGCGGAGGTGCCCGTGACCTACGAGGAATTCGCCGACAGCCGGCTCAGCGCGTTGCTGCGCTATGCCGTGATGCTGACCGGCGATCCGAACACCGCGCAGGATCTGGTCCAGGAGACCATGCTCCGGGTCCAGCTGCACTGGCGCCGGGTGGCCCGCAGCGACTCGCCCGACGGTTACGTCCGCCGCATCATGACCAACCAGTTCATCGAGTCGCGCCGCACCTCCTGGTGGCGCCGGGTGCTGTTGCGGGCCGATCCCGACCCGGTCACCGCCGCGCCCACCGACCACGCCGCGGAGAACGCGGAGCGCGACCGGGTCTGGACGCTGCTGGCCGGCCTGCCCCGCCGCCAGCGCGCCGCCCTGGTCTTGCGGTATTACGAGGACCTGCCCGACCAGGAGATCGCCGACATCCTCGGCTGTGCCGTCGGGACGGTGCGATCGTCCATCTCACGAGGGCTCGACGCGCTTCGTGCCGAGTTGGTGGAGACCCCATGAGCGAGCGTATGAGCAGGGTTGAGGAAGAGTTGCGGGCCGCTTTCGAGCGGCACGAGGTGATGGTTCCGGCCGCGGCGCCGGTGCGGGACCGCATCGACATTGCTTGGGTACGCGTGAAGCGCCGTCGCGCCAAGCGCCGGGTGATCGGGGCCGCCGCCGCGGTGCTGCTCGCCGGTGCCGCCCTGCCGGTCGTGTCCAGTGGCTGGGGACACGGGGGACCGCCGGCGGGCGAGGTGGCGTCGCTGGTGGGCGACCCGCCCGCGCCGATCACCGGCCCGGTCGACGTCCTGCTGATCGGCACGGACAGCCCGGTCACCGAGAAGCTCGCGCGGGCCGACACGGTGATGCTGCTGCACGTGCCGGCCGATCGCAGCGCCGCGTGGATGATCAGCTTCCCCCGCGACGGGGCGGTCGAGATCCCGGGCCACGGCCTGGAGAAACTCAACTCCGCGCTGTATTACGGCGGTCCCGAGTTGCTGCGCAAGACGGTGACGAAACTGACCGGTGTCGAGCCGGACGCCACCGTCACGGCGGACTTCAGCGCCCTGAGCGCGGTCACCGACGCGGTCGGCGGCGTGCGGATGTGCCTGAGCCAGGCGATCGAGCCGGTTGCCGGCCGCAAGGGGTTCGCCAAGGGCTGCCAGCAGATCGACGGCGACGAGATCACACCGCTGCTCCGGGGACGCCTCGGGCTGAAGAACGGCACCTACGACCGTGATCAGAATGCCCAGTCGTTCCTGCGGGCGCTGATGGCCAAGACGATCGGTGACAACGGGACCTCGGATCCGGCACGGCTGCTGCGATTGCTGGACGCGGCGAGCTCCGGCATGCGGGTCGACGGCGACGTGGCGGATCTGCTCCAGGTGGCCGGTGCCCTCGGCGTGCCGGAGTTGATCGGCGTCCGGGAGACGACGTTCCACCCCGCCCCCGGCGCGGAATTTCGCGAGCAGATCTATCCCACCGTCGGCAAGAGCCTCTACCAGGCGATTCGCGATGATCGGCTGGCCGAGTGGGCGGTGGCGAACCCTCGTTTGATCTCTCGTTAGGCGGTGGTTCAGCGGTATTCGTCGTCGAACTCGACGACGCGGTGCTGCTCCGCGGCGTCCCACTCGTTCGCCTCGGTGAACGTCGGCGGCTCGTCCGGCTCGTCGTCCTGCCAGGCCGGCACCGCGTTCACCGCCTGCTCGGCGGCGTCCACCTCGGGCGTCTCCAGGTCGGCTTCGTCAATCAGGCGTGTCATCCTCGGCTCCCCTCTCGTGTCGCCGGGCTCCTGTCCCATGGTGCGCGCTTGCCCGCCCGGATGCCGCACAAACCGACACCGATCGCCCGGTAGCCCGCCGAGCGGGCCGGATGTGATCTCGGTCGCCACGCCCCGAGTCGCCGAACGGTCCGAAGGGTGGGACGGGAGCGGCTCCCGGGCCCAGCGATCTCACTGAGAGTGTCGGGTATCGCTGTGGTCCGGGCGGCACGCTGCCTCCTTTTGTCCGCTACGCGAGATCCGGACGACGAATTTCGGGCCGATTTCCGTTACGCACCGCGACTGCGGAATACTGCCTGCTGGAGGACAGCGCGGTCCTGCCCTCTGCTGCCCGCATGCAAAAGCAAGGAGCGCACCGATGCCTATCGCTTCTCCCGAGGTCTACGCCGAAATGCTCGATCGCGCCAAGGCCGGCGCGTTCGCCTACCCGGCGATCAACGTGACGTCCTCGCAGACCCTCAACGCGGCCCTCCAGGGCTTCGCGGAGGCCGGCAGCGACGGCATCGTCCAGATCTCGACCGGTGGCGCCGAGTACGCGTCCGGCCCGACGATCAAGAACATGATCACCGGTGCGGTCGCGCTGGCCGAGTACGCCACCGAGGTCGCCAAGCACTACCCGGTCAACATCGCGCTGCACACCGACCACTGCCCCAAGGACAAGCTGGACAAGTACGTCCGTCCGCTGATCGCCATCTCCCAGGAGCGGGTGAACAAGGGCCTCGCCCCGCTGTTCCAGTCGCACATGTGGGACGGCTCGGCCGTGCCGCTGGACGAGAACCTGGCCATCGCCGAGGAGCTGCTGGCCGCCGCTGCCGCCGCCAACATCATCCTCGAGATCGAGGTCGGCGTCGTCGGTGGCGAGGAGGACGGCGTCTCCGCCGCGATCGACGACAAGCTGTACTCGACCGTCGAGGACGGCCTGGCCACCGCCGCCAAGCTGGGCCTGGGCGAGCGGGGCCGCTACCTCACCGCGCTGACCTTCGGCAACGTGCACGGCGTCTACAAGCCGGGCAACGTCAAGCTCCGCCCGGAGATCCTCAAGGAGATCCAGGACGCGATCGGCGCGAAGTACGGCAAGGAGAAGCCGCTCGACCTGGTCTTTCACGGTGGCTCGGGCTCGCTGCTCTCCGAGATCCACGGCGCCCTGGACTACGGCGTGGTGAAGATGAACATCGACACCGACACGCAGTACGCGTTCACCCGCCCGGTCGTCGACCACATCATGAAGAACTACGACGGTGTGCTGAAGATCGACGGCGAGGTCGGCAACAAGAAGGCGTACGACCCGCGCGCCTGGGGCAAGCTGGCCGAGAACGGTCTGGCCAAGCGCGTCGTCGAGGCGTGCGAGCACCTCCGCTCGACCGGAACCACTCTCTCGAAGTAATCAACCGACAGCGGCCGGTCCCCGTTGGCGGGGATCGGCCGCTGTTGTCTTGCGTGGTTACGCAACGACATGGGTACCATCGTCCAGTCTTGATCAAGGGACGGTGATCGTGCTCGCTATCGAGGGTTGGAAACCCGAGTGGCATCACGATGCCGAGGCCCTCGCCGCCACGCATCGACACATGTTCGTGCGGCTCATCGGCCGGAAACTGCGATCGAGCTGGCTGCTCTGGGACGTGGCTCAGCGTGGTTGGTTCGCTGACGGCCCGGTCATCCTCGACTTCGGACTCAGTCGCGTAGAGATTACTCACCGTAAATTCGATGAGTGCGCGATCACCTGGGACCAGATCGACATGTCGGTCCCGATCGACATGTACGAGCACTTCGACTGGCGGGCCGACCCGCACGCGGCGCTGCGCAACGCCCGTGGCCGCCCGCTGCGCGCCGTCAACGTGGTCGAGCGGACCACGACGGCCGACTGGCGGCCCCGGGTGCTGCACGCGATCGAGTTCCTGTTCGACGGCGCCCGTCTCGCGGTCTACAACGCGATGGACGAGAACGGGCTCACCGACGTGCCGGAGGCGGAACTCCCGGCGGCGCACTGGCGCCGCGTGCACATCGCCTGACCACCGGCCCGGTGCCGGTGGCTCAGCATCAGTCGCCCCCGGTGCCCCGGTGCAGCTCGGCCTGGTAACCGATCTCAGCCTCGTGCCCGGCGATGCCGCTGTTGCGGCGTCGCTTGTAGACGACGTAGCCGGCCAGAGCGATCAGCAGGCCGAGCGGGATCAGGATGTACGCGAGCATGTGGGCCTCCTGGGTCAGGTAGCCGCCACCGGCGTGAAGACGACTCATTCTCACCCCGTCCGCGGCCCACTGCCCATCCTCGGAACGGGTCAGCCGCCCAGCCCGGTGGTGTCCGGGTTGTGCCTGTTCACGCCGCTCTCGTAGCCGGTCTGCGCGGGACCGTGATAGCTCGGGTCCCCGCTGTTGCCCCGCCGCCGATAGGCGACCGCGGCACCGGCGCCGAGTGCCACACCCGCCACGATCAGGAAAAACGTCAGCATGTCTTGCTCCCCGTGTTAGTAACTACCGCTGCTGCCACTGTCGCCGCCACCGAACGAACCGCCTCCGCTGTCGCCGCCCCACGACGACGAGCCACCGTCACTCCACGAGGACGAGCCGCTGTCGCTCCAGGACGATCCGCTGTCGTGGTGATGTCCGTGGTGCTGGCTGCCGCTGCCGTCGTGGTGATGGTGCCCGTGCCCGTGCTGCCGGCTGTCGCTGTCGTCGGAGTAGATCGGTGAGGAATCGGTGTAGAAGGTCGGGTCGTCGGCGGACACGTCGGTGACGCCCTGGAACCCTGCCACGCCCGGATGTCCCCGGCGAGGCGGCGGAGGGCGGCGTCGCTGCTGCCGCCCGGTCACGAAGGTCATGAGTGCGATGGCCGCCACGGCCACCAGAACCAGGAGGATAATCGCCATGCCCGCAGTGTGGGGTATCCCGCCAACCCCCTCTGACCAGGGCTTATTTGACCAACGCTGCCATCGCCTCGTCAAGTGAGTCGGTGACCACGATCAGCCCGGACTGGTCGCCGTGCGGTGACCGGGCCAGCAGCGTACCCAGCAGGTCGACCACCGGCAGCTTGGTCCAGTGCTCGACGCCGAGGAAGACGAACGCCCCGGACGGCCCGTCGGTGCGGTAGAACGTCTTCGTCGCGGCCTGGAAGATCTCCTGCACGGTGCCGGCCCAGCCGGGCGCGAAGACGATCCCGCCCCGGGACAGCCGCAGGATCGAGTCCTCCCGGACCGCGTTGGAGAAGTACTTGCCGATCTGCCCGGCGAACAGGTTGGCCGGCTCGTGCCCGTACAGCCAGGTGGGCAGGGCCAGGCCGCCGTGCCGGAGCCGGTCGGCCAGGTCGACCGCGGGCAGCGGGTACGCCGCCCGGACCCGCAGCGCGGCCGCGGTGTACGGGTCGTGGTCCAGGAAGTCCGGCGCGGGCGCCAGCATGTCGATCGCGGCGGCCAGCTCCCGCTCGGTCCGGGAGGCGAAGAACGCACCCAGGTTCGCCGCCTCCATCACGCCCGGCCCGCCGCCGGTCACGATCAGCCGCCCGCTCCTGGCCAGCCGCCGGGCCAGCGTCGCGGCCATCCGGTACGGCTCCGAGCCGCGCGGCTCGGCGTGCCCACCCATGATCCCGACCGGTCCCGCGGTGCCGTGCTCACCCGCCCAGGCGGCCAGCGCCTTGCCCAGCGCGTTGTCGATCCCGGCGTCGTGCAGCCGCTGCGCGACCGCCTCGCGAACGTCCGGCACCGCACCGCCGTGGTCCAGGAAGTGCCGGTAGACGATCGTGTCGTACATGCCGGCGAAGCCCGCCTCGGCGAACCCGGCGGCCAGGTCCTCCGGGGTGTAGAGCAGCGCCGGATGGGTCGGGTAGGGGCAGGTGCGGAACGACGGGATCAGGTGCGCCCCGCGGCGGATCAGGTCGGTCTCCACCTCCGGCGACACGATGTGGCAGCCGACGAAGAGCGTGTCCCGGACGTCGACGGTGGACAGGTCGGGGGGATTACGGTCCAGCCGCAGACCGAGAACGATCAGTCCGGCGAGGGAGTTTTTGGCCAGGTGGGTGTCGAGCTCTTCGCGAGATTCGATCTCGAAGGCGGTGGCGTCGAACGGCGCGTCGCCGCCGAGCACCGGTTGCAGGGGATCGGGCATGGCGTCCATGGTGCGCCAGCCCGCGAGGTGACGGCGCACACCCTGGACGTTGACGGGAAACATAGAGTTGTCCCATGCGTGCTGCATCGGGATCGATGTTCGGTTTGGCCTACGGCGACGCGCTCGGCAAACCCACCGAGTTCATGGACTATCCGGCCATCGTGGCCCGCTACGGGCCGGCGGGCCCGCGGCAGCTCGACGGCGAGCCGGCGCTGGTCACCGACGACACCCAGATGGCGCTCGCGGTCGGCGAGGCGCTCCTGGAGGTGCCGGACCCGACGGCCGCGCGGCTCGAGCCGGTGCTGCGCCGGCGCTTCCTCGCCTGGGCGTACAGCCCGGAGAACGATCGGGCGCCCGGGATGACCTGCCTGCGGGCGATCGGTGAGCTGGCCAAGGACGGTCCGTGGATTGAGGCGACCCAGTCGGGTTCCAAGGGCTGTGGCGCCAACATGCGGGTGACCCCGGTCGGCCTGGTTCCCGGGCTGACCGACGACCAGCGTGCCGGGGTGGCGCAGTTCCAGGCCGCATTGACCCACGGGCACCCGACCGGTCTCGCGGCGAGCGAGCTCACGGCGTACGCCGTGTTCTGGCTCCGTGGCGGCCTCGCGCCGGCGGACCTCCTCGCCGCCCTCCGCGACCGCTGCGATGAGCAGCGGAAAAACTATCGAGGGGACTGGCTGGGCGAGCTCTGGCGACGACCGCTGGTCGACTCGCCGGAGGAATTCATCGCGCGCGGCTGGGACGAGTGCGCGGCCGCGCTGGACAAGGTCGCCGAGGGTTTGGCCGCCGGGCGGTTCGAGGGCGACCCCTGCCAGGTCACCGGCGCGGGCTGGATCGCCGAGGAGGCGCTGGCCACCGCGCTCTACTGCTACCTGATCTCGCCGGACCAGCCGGTCACGGTGCTCGGCCGGGCCGCCGCCTCGTCCGGCGACTCGGACTCGATCGCGTGCCTGGCCGGGGCTTTCGCGGGCGCGGCGCGCGGGCTGGGCGCCTGGCCGGCCGACTGGCAGACCCAGATCGAGTACTCGGACCGCCTGATGCGCCTGGGCACCGCCTGGGACTGAATCCCGCCCGTTCAAGATCAAAACCGCTTTCCGGTACGACGATCGCCGAGCGGCCGGAATGATCCTGGCGTGACCGGGTTGAATGAGGGCATGCAGAACCTCCTTCCCGAGCCGCCGGCCACCCGACTGCCGGCCGACGACGAAGCCGATCAGGCCCTGGCCGCCGCCACGACCGACGAGGCGTTCAAGGCGGTCGCGGCCAAGTTCCCGGCCTACAGCGCGGTGTGGGCGCCGCTGGCCACGAGCGCCCTCGCCGCCGGTGAGCCGGTGACCGCTTATGCCTATGCCCGCACCGGGTATCACCGCGGCCTGGACGCGCTGCGCCGCAACGGGTGGAAGGGCCACGGCCCGGTCCCCTGGTCGCATGAGGCGAACCGGGGCTTCCTCCGCTGCCTGCACGCGCTGTCTCAGGCTGCCGCCGCGATCGGCGAGGCGGACGAGGCGGCCCGCTGCGCCCAGTTCCTCCGGGACAGCGACCCGGCCGCCGCCGACGCCCTGTCCTGAACGACCCGGTCCGGCCCGGCCTCCCGGGCCGGACCGAAAGCCGTCAACCACGACCAATCTTGTGATCCTCGGCAACACGGCTCGCCTCACCCTGCTCCATCGTGGCTGGTCCCCGTCGCCCTATTCGGGCATGGGATCGGGCTTTGCATGCCAGCTCGGGGGTCGTGGCTGGTGCTGAGGGCCCTATTCGAGCAGGGGATAGGGCTTTGGGCGCCAGCTCGGGAGTTGCGGCTGGTGCTGAGGGCCCTATTCGGGGGCGGGATTGGGCTTTGGGTGCCAGCTCGGGGGTTGTGGCTGGTGCTGGGGGCCCTATTCGGGGGCGGGATTGGGCTGTGGGTGCCAGCTCGGGGGTTGTGGCTGGTGCTGGGGGCCCTATTCGAGCAGGGGATTGGGCTTTGGGCGCCAGCCCGGGTTCTGGCTTGCGCCGACGAGTCCGACCCGGGTGGGACAACGGCGGCGCGCACACCGGAAACACCGGGTTGCGGGCGGTGCCAGCACACGATCGGCGTACCGGGAACCGGCACCGCCCCGGGCATCCGCCAGCCGTAACCGGGATCGCGGACCGCACGCCATCGAAGATGCGGACCGTGGACGGGGGTGCGGCTGGACCCGCGGCCTGCGCGGACCGTACCGGCGCGGACGCGGGCGGCGGCCGCGACCCAAGGACCGCGACCGGCCCGCGGACAGCGGGCGGCGGGAGTGACGGTGACCGGCAGCTCAAGAAGGAACGGGACCGGCCGCTGGGGACAAGCCTCCGCTACGCGTAGACCGCCCAGGCCTGGCCCTCGGTCCACCACGACCGCTTCCGGCTCGTCGTCCCCGCCACTCCGTCGTCGAGGAACTGCAACTCGCCCTCGCGCGGCAGCACCGACACGGCGCGACCCCGGGCCCGGCGCACCTCCACGCGTACCCGAGTGCCTTTGAATCTCTGTTTGACCACGACCGGCACCGCCACCGCGACCTCGATCCGGCCGTCGGCCGGGTCGCCCTCGGGCAGCAGCCGCAACCCGTCGAACTCGGCGTAGCCGGCGCCGTTGCCGATCGCGCAGGCCAGGATCGGCTCCTCGCCCTCGCTCAGGACGCTGTCGTCGACCTCGACCCGGCCCCGCCACGGCACCGCCGCGCCGCTGTCGTCGGCGCCGCCGAGCAGCGCGCCGTCCAGCGTCACCGAGCCGCCGTCGTTGCGCAGCAGGTCGAGCCGGCGAACGTTTCCGGTCAGCACCGCTTTCGCCACCTCGGCCGGGGTGCGGGGCAGGCCGAGCTGGGCGGCCAGGTCGCCGGCGTGGGACGGGTCGAGCGGCAGGATCGCCACCGGCGGCAGGTCCGGCACGGTCCGGGTCGGCGCGAGATCGGTGGGTCGTTTGCTGGGCGGCGGGGCCCAGCGGCGGACCATCCGGCGCAGCACCGCGCGCAGCTGCCCGTCGGTGGCGCTGGCCACCACCAGGCGCTGCTCGCTGGCTGCGGAGGGCCAGGTCAGGCCGTCCGGCCGGGCCGGCCCGTCGAACCGGGCCAGCACCGCGTCGATCTCCTGGTCCGAGCCGGCCTGCACCGTCTCCACCCGGGCGCCGCCGTCGCGGAGCACGTCCGCGCAGGCCAGCACCGGGGTGCGCGGGGTGGCGCAGATCGCGTTGCAGCCGCCGCAGCCGGAGCCGGAGGAGCCGCAGGAGTCGCCCGACCCCTCGGCCAGGCTGAGAATGACCACGTCCACGGGATTACTCGCCGAGCACCGAGTGCCGCTCGATGACCGCCTCGCGGCCCGGGCCGACGCCGACGATCGAGATCCGGGCGCCGATCCGGGCCTCGACGAACTCGACGAAGTCCTGCGCCTCGCGCGGCAGGTCCTCGAACTTGCGGCAGCCGGAGATGTCCTGCCGCCAGCCGGGCAGCGTCTCGTAGATCGGCTTGGCGTGGTGGAAATCGGTCTGGTTGATCGGCATCTCGTCGTGCCGGACGCCGTTCACGTCGTACGCCACGCAGACCGGGATCTCGTCCAGCCCGTCGTAGTTGTCCAGCTTGGTCATGGCGAAGTCGGTCACCCCGTTGATCCGCTGCGCGTAGCGGCCGATCACCAGGTCCAGCCAGCCGATCCGGCGCGGGCGGCCGGTGGTGGTGCCGTACTCGTGGCCGACCTCGCGCAGGTAGTCGCCCCACTTGTCGTGCAGCTCGGTGGGGAACGGGCCCTCGCCGACCCGGCTGGTGAACGCTTTCAGCACGGCGACCACCCGGTCGATCCGGGTGGGCGGGATGCCGGAGCCGGTGCAGGCGCCGCCGGCCGTCGCGTTCGAGCTGGTCACGAACGGGTAGGTGCCGTGGTCGACGTCGAGCAGGGTGGCCTGGCCGGCCTCGCAGAGCACGACCTTGTCGTTGTCGATCGCCTGGGACAGCTCCAGGGCGGTGTCCGCGACGTACGGCCGGAGCCGCTCGACGTAGGAGAGCAGCTCCTGGACGACGTCCTCGGCCTTGACCGCGCTGCGGTTGTAGATCTTCGACAGCACCTGGTTCTTGAAGGCCAGGGCGGCCGTGACCTTCTGCCGGAGGATCGACTCGTCGAACAGGTCCTGCACCCGGATGCCGACCCGGTTCATCTTGTCGGCATACGTCGGGCCGATGCCGCGGCCGGTGGTGCCGATCCGGCGGGCGCCCAGGAAGCGCTCCGAGACCTTGTCCATCGAGCGGTTGTACGACGCGATGACGTGCGCGTTCGCGCTGATCCGCAGCCGGGACGTGTCGATGCCGCGAGCCTCCAGGCCGTCGATCTCCTGGAACAGCACGTTCAGGTCGACGACGACGCCGTTGCCGATCACCGGTACGACGTTCGGGGAGAGGATCCCGCTCGGGAGCAGGTGGAGTGCGTACTTCTCGCCGTCGATGACGACAGTGTGGCCCGCGTTGTTGCCACCGTTGAACTTGACCACATAGTCGAGCCGGTCACCCAGCAGGTCCGTGGCTTTGCCCTTGCCCTCGTCGCCCCACTGGGCGCCGATCAACACGATCACCGGCACTGTGAACTATGCCTTTCCCCAAGGTCGTACCTGGAGGAGCCCGGGTACTGCCGAAGTTTACGCGACGTAGGATGGACCGTCGTGCGCGTACTTCTGATCGGCTCCGGTGGGCGCGAGCACGCGCTTGCCGTCGGGCTCGCCGCCGACCC
Above is a genomic segment from Actinoplanes ianthinogenes containing:
- a CDS encoding DUF3151 domain-containing protein yields the protein MQNLLPEPPATRLPADDEADQALAAATTDEAFKAVAAKFPAYSAVWAPLATSALAAGEPVTAYAYARTGYHRGLDALRRNGWKGHGPVPWSHEANRGFLRCLHALSQAAAAIGEADEAARCAQFLRDSDPAAADALS
- a CDS encoding SigE family RNA polymerase sigma factor; this encodes MTYEEFADSRLSALLRYAVMLTGDPNTAQDLVQETMLRVQLHWRRVARSDSPDGYVRRIMTNQFIESRRTSWWRRVLLRADPDPVTAAPTDHAAENAERDRVWTLLAGLPRRQRAALVLRYYEDLPDQEIADILGCAVGTVRSSISRGLDALRAELVETP
- a CDS encoding ADP-ribosylglycohydrolase family protein, which produces MRAASGSMFGLAYGDALGKPTEFMDYPAIVARYGPAGPRQLDGEPALVTDDTQMALAVGEALLEVPDPTAARLEPVLRRRFLAWAYSPENDRAPGMTCLRAIGELAKDGPWIEATQSGSKGCGANMRVTPVGLVPGLTDDQRAGVAQFQAALTHGHPTGLAASELTAYAVFWLRGGLAPADLLAALRDRCDEQRKNYRGDWLGELWRRPLVDSPEEFIARGWDECAAALDKVAEGLAAGRFEGDPCQVTGAGWIAEEALATALYCYLISPDQPVTVLGRAAASSGDSDSIACLAGAFAGAARGLGAWPADWQTQIEYSDRLMRLGTAWD
- the fbaA gene encoding class II fructose-bisphosphate aldolase — its product is MPIASPEVYAEMLDRAKAGAFAYPAINVTSSQTLNAALQGFAEAGSDGIVQISTGGAEYASGPTIKNMITGAVALAEYATEVAKHYPVNIALHTDHCPKDKLDKYVRPLIAISQERVNKGLAPLFQSHMWDGSAVPLDENLAIAEELLAAAAAANIILEIEVGVVGGEEDGVSAAIDDKLYSTVEDGLATAAKLGLGERGRYLTALTFGNVHGVYKPGNVKLRPEILKEIQDAIGAKYGKEKPLDLVFHGGSGSLLSEIHGALDYGVVKMNIDTDTQYAFTRPVVDHIMKNYDGVLKIDGEVGNKKAYDPRAWGKLAENGLAKRVVEACEHLRSTGTTLSK
- a CDS encoding LOG family protein — translated: MPDPLQPVLGGDAPFDATAFEIESREELDTHLAKNSLAGLIVLGLRLDRNPPDLSTVDVRDTLFVGCHIVSPEVETDLIRRGAHLIPSFRTCPYPTHPALLYTPEDLAAGFAEAGFAGMYDTIVYRHFLDHGGAVPDVREAVAQRLHDAGIDNALGKALAAWAGEHGTAGPVGIMGGHAEPRGSEPYRMAATLARRLARSGRLIVTGGGPGVMEAANLGAFFASRTERELAAAIDMLAPAPDFLDHDPYTAAALRVRAAYPLPAVDLADRLRHGGLALPTWLYGHEPANLFAGQIGKYFSNAVREDSILRLSRGGIVFAPGWAGTVQEIFQAATKTFYRTDGPSGAFVFLGVEHWTKLPVVDLLGTLLARSPHGDQSGLIVVTDSLDEAMAALVK
- a CDS encoding LCP family protein: MSERMSRVEEELRAAFERHEVMVPAAAPVRDRIDIAWVRVKRRRAKRRVIGAAAAVLLAGAALPVVSSGWGHGGPPAGEVASLVGDPPAPITGPVDVLLIGTDSPVTEKLARADTVMLLHVPADRSAAWMISFPRDGAVEIPGHGLEKLNSALYYGGPELLRKTVTKLTGVEPDATVTADFSALSAVTDAVGGVRMCLSQAIEPVAGRKGFAKGCQQIDGDEITPLLRGRLGLKNGTYDRDQNAQSFLRALMAKTIGDNGTSDPARLLRLLDAASSGMRVDGDVADLLQVAGALGVPELIGVRETTFHPAPGAEFREQIYPTVGKSLYQAIRDDRLAEWAVANPRLISR
- a CDS encoding LPXTG cell wall anchor domain-containing protein, which encodes MSRLHAGGGYLTQEAHMLAYILIPLGLLIALAGYVVYKRRRNSGIAGHEAEIGYQAELHRGTGGD
- a CDS encoding 3' terminal RNA ribose 2'-O-methyltransferase Hen1, whose amino-acid sequence is MLLTVTTTHRPATDLGYLLVKHPDRVQQFDMPTGTAYVMFPEATEERCTAALLLDVDPQKLRARADAFELSQYVNDRPYAASSLLASALSKVFRSAQRGTSKDRPELTGQAIPLEIRVPVLRGTTDLVTRLFAPLGWAVTATPIALEPEIGGDSKYVDLCLTGTLRLADAINHLYVLLPVLDDGKHYWVAPDEIEKLLRSGAGWLAGHPEKVLIARRYLAHRKSLATTALELLDADQPATEEEAELPVARKAPLAAQRRDAVLAALAEAGATRVLDLGCGPGALLAALLKESRFTEIVGADVSSRALDQAARRLRLDRMPQRQRDRIKLIQTALTYHDDRLTGYDAAVLMEVIEHVDLPRLPALEASVFGRARPGAVVVTTPNVEYNVHYEGLTGMRHSDHRFEWTRAEFAAWAGGVAERHGYTVSIRGVGDPDETTGAPTQLALFIKKAEVTA
- a CDS encoding adenylosuccinate synthase, giving the protein MPVIVLIGAQWGDEGKGKATDLLGDRLDYVVKFNGGNNAGHTVVIDGEKYALHLLPSGILSPNVVPVIGNGVVVDLNVLFQEIDGLEARGIDTSRLRISANAHVIASYNRSMDKVSERFLGARRIGTTGRGIGPTYADKMNRVGIRVQDLFDESILRQKVTAALAFKNQVLSKIYNRSAVKAEDVVQELLSYVERLRPYVADTALELSQAIDNDKVVLCEAGQATLLDVDHGTYPFVTSSNATAGGACTGSGIPPTRIDRVVAVLKAFTSRVGEGPFPTELHDKWGDYLREVGHEYGTTTGRPRRIGWLDLVIGRYAQRINGVTDFAMTKLDNYDGLDEIPVCVAYDVNGVRHDEMPINQTDFHHAKPIYETLPGWRQDISGCRKFEDLPREAQDFVEFVEARIGARISIVGVGPGREAVIERHSVLGE